One region of Lagopus muta isolate bLagMut1 chromosome 13, bLagMut1 primary, whole genome shotgun sequence genomic DNA includes:
- the PRPS1 gene encoding ribose-phosphate pyrophosphokinase 1, which translates to MPNIKIFSGSSHQDLSQKIADRLGLELGKVVTKKFSNQETCVEIGESVRGEDVYIVQSGCGEINDNLMELLIMINACKIASASRVTAVIPCFPYARQDKKDKSRAPISAKLVANMLSVAGADHIITMDLHASQIQGFFDIPVDNLYAEPAVLKWIKENIPEWKNCTIVSPDAGGAKRVTSIADRLNVDFALIHKERKKANEVDRMVLVGDVKDRVAILVDDMADTCGTICHAADKLVSAGATKVYAILTHGIFSGPAISRINNACFEAVVVTNTIPQEDKMKQCPKIQVIDISMILAEAIRRTHNGESVSYLFSHVPL; encoded by the exons aTGCCCAACATCAAGATCTTCAGCGGGAGCTCGCACCAGGACCTGTCGCAGAAGATCGCCGACCGCCTGGGCCTGGAGCTGGGCAAGGTGGTGACCAAGAAGTTCAGCAACCAGGAGACATG TGTGGAAATAGGAGAGAGCGTACGTGGGGAGGACGTCTACATTGTGCAGAGTGGTTGTGGGGAAATCAATGACAATCTGATGGAGCTCCTTATCATGATAAATGCATGCAAGATTGCCTCAGCCAGCAGAGTCACAGCTGTCATCCCTTGCTTCCCTTATGCTCGGCAGGACAAAAAGGACAAG AGCCGAGCCCCGATCTCTGCCAAGCTGGTTGCAAACATGCTGTCTGTGGCAGGAGCAGATCACATAATCACAATGGACCTGCATGCATCTCAGATTCAG GGTTTTTTTGACATCCCTGTTGATAACTTGTATGCTGAACCTGCTGTACTGAAATGGATCAAAGAGAATATTCCCGAGTGGAAGAACTGCACCATTGTTTCACCAGATGCTGGTGGAGCCAAGAG AGTGACCTCCATTGCAGATCGGTTGAATGTAGACTTCGCCCTCATTCACAAGGAGCGCAAGAAAGCCAACGAGGTGGATCGCATGGTGCTGGTGGGTGATGTGAAGGACAGGGTGGCCATTCTGGTGGATGATATGGCAGACACGTGTGGCACCATCTGTCACGCTGCAGACAA ACTCGTGTCAGCTGGAGCCACCAAAGTTTATGCCATCTTAACTCATGGGATCTTTTCTGGGCCGGCAATCTCTCGGATCAATAACGCCTGTTTTGAGGCAGTGGTAGTCACAAACACGATACCCCAGGAGGACAAGATGAAGCAGTGCCCTAAAATCCAG GTGATTGACATCTCAATGATCCTTGCGGAAGCCATCAGGAGGACTCATAATGGGGAATCTGTCTCCTACCTATTCAGCCATGTCCCTTTATAA
- the LOC125699763 gene encoding thymosin beta-15A homolog isoform X2: MGSRDGRRPGYKSAAPRGVLQSHLGSAEWSGAVTEEERNTSGKMCDKPDLSEVEKFDKKKLKKTNTEEKNTLPSKETIEQEKECVKSS, encoded by the exons ATGGGCTCGCGGGATGGGCGGCGGCCGGGGTATAAAAGCGCCGCCCCACGCGGCGTGCTTCAGTCTCACCTGGGGAGCGCGGAGTGGAGCGGTGCGGTTACGGAGGAGGAGCGGAACACGAGCG GCAAAATGTGCGACAAACCGGACCTGTCGGAGGTGGAGAAATTCGATaagaagaagctgaaaaagacCAACACGGAGGAGAAGAACACGCTGCCCTCCAAGGAGA CCATCGAGCAGGAGAAGGAATGCGTGAAGTCTTCCTAG
- the LOC125699763 gene encoding thymosin beta-15A homolog isoform X1, giving the protein MCDKPDLSEVEKFDKKKLKKTNTEEKNTLPSKETIEQEKECVKSS; this is encoded by the exons ATGTGCGACAAACCGGACCTGTCGGAGGTGGAGAAATTCGATaagaagaagctgaaaaagacCAACACGGAGGAGAAGAACACGCTGCCCTCCAAGGAGA CCATCGAGCAGGAGAAGGAATGCGTGAAGTCTTCCTAG